From Nematostella vectensis chromosome 14, jaNemVect1.1, whole genome shotgun sequence, a single genomic window includes:
- the LOC5510329 gene encoding iron-sulfur cluster assembly scaffold protein IscU gives MSFVARAGICASRRILQSTTTARATVPASNYHKNVIEHYENPKNVGSLDKDDATVGTGLVGAPACGDVMKLQIKVDEQGKIIDAKFKTFGCGSAIASSSLATEWVKGKSVDEAQLIKNTDIAKELCLPPVKLHCSMLAEDAIRAALNDYKVKKGKAKA, from the exons ATGTCTTTTGTTGCTAGAGCAGGAATTTGTGCATCACGGAGAATTCTTCAGTCTACTACAACTGCTAGAGCAACCGTTCCGGCCTCAAACTACCATAAAAAT GTAATAGAGCATTATGAGAATCCTAAGAATGTGGGATCACTGGATAAAGATGATGCAACAGTTGGTACAGGACTTGTTGGTGCACCGGCCTGTGGTGATGTCATGAAACTACAG ATTAAAGTTGATGAGCAAGGCAAGATAATTGATGCAAAGTTCAAGACATTTGGATGTGGATCTGCCATTGCTTCTAGCTCACTAGCAACTGAGTGGGTCAAAGGGAAATCA GTAGATGAAGCACAGCTGATAAAGAACACAGATATTGCCAAGGAGCTCTGCCTCCCGCCTGTCAAACTACACTGCTCTA TGCTTGCAGAAGATGCTATCAGAGCAGCATTGAATGACTACAAAGTGAAAAAAGGCAAGGCAAAGGCATAA
- the LOC5510328 gene encoding 60S ribosomal protein L13a, producing MCKFSLFLPPLAAMGFEKQIVIDGAGHLLGRLASTVAKSILSGQRVVVVRCEKICISGNFYRNKLKYLDFLRKRTNTKPSHGPFHFRAPSRIFWRTVRGMIPHKTKKGTEAMNRMKVFDGVPPPYDKEKRMVVPSALKVIRLKPGRKFCVLGRLSHEVGWKYQDILETLEEKRKAKSKLYFEHKKKVQKLKQTAELNKADELKSVNKTLAGYGY from the exons ATGTGTAAGTTCTCTCTCTTTCTTCCACCGCTTGCAGCCATGGGCTTCGAAAAG CAAATTGTTATTGATGGCGCAGGCCACTTGCTCGGTCGGCTAGCCTCAACCGTAGCCAAGAGCATCCTGTCAG GTCagcgtgttgttgttgtcagaTGTGAAAAAATCTGCATCAGTGGAAACTTCTACAGAAACAAAC TGAAGTACCTTGACTTCTTGCGGAAGCGAACCAACACAAAGCCCTCTCATGGCCCGTTCCACTTCAGGGCACCCAGCAGAATATTCTGGAGAACAGTCCGTG GCATGATCCCCCACAAGACAAAGAAAGGCACTGAGGCCATGAACCGTATGAAGGTGTTTGATGGTGTCCCTCCCCCATACGACAAG GAAAAGCGTATGGTGGTTCCATCGGCTCTCAAGGTCATCAGGTTGAAGCCTGGACGCAAG ttctGTGTCCTTGGAAGACTATCACACGAGGTCGGATGGAAATACCAG GACATCCTGGAGACTCTTGAAGAGAAGCGCAAGGCAAAATCTAAACTGTACTTCGAACACAAGAAGAAAGTCCAGAAGCTCAAGCAAACTGCTGAGCTCAACAAGGCCGATGAGCTCAAGTCTGTCAACAAGACGCTTGCAGGCTATGGCTACTGA
- the LOC5510336 gene encoding uncharacterized protein LOC5510336, with the protein MSSDDEDIPPLEDMSDLVEKINNIRDIKFDSKPHSTPTTTCRTQPEASDSGLNTAASKSTSKHSKASDSTTDTFGGFKKGFLLSSKPSKSQQKIPLATSEATQKCDDIPFIKPNTEAAKNERQIPEVQEAMKSGIPLLDNKDWITGDLLEKLQSNPALFKKLMDPRFSQALAQLQSNPWEAFASLQGDPEMQVALQEFCSLMGQHFTQLGDKDDHSVANEREAQEEAIGLVERTSTVHGTKNPTASSSQQPSAADEKQMKEILSRPDVKLTLQDQQIQGIIGLLRSNPEAAHRQLQKASPEVQSKLRVLIDAGLLAIAR; encoded by the exons ATGTCTAGTGACGATGAAG ATATTCCCCCATTGGAAGATATGTCCGATCTTGTGGAGAAAATCAATAATATACGTGACATCAAGTTTGATAGTAAGCCACACTCGACCCCCACAACTACATGTAGAACACAGCCTGAAGCAAGTGATTCTGGATTAAAT ACAGCAGCTTCAAAATCAACCTCAAAGCATTCCAAGGCATCAGATTCAACAACAGACACATTTGGCGGGttcaaaaaaggttttctGCTTTCCTCAAAGCCTAGCAAATCACAACAGAAGATACCTCTGGCTACATCTGAAGCAACACAAAAATGTGATGATATACCATTCATTAAACCAAATACAGAAGCTGCTAAGAATGAGCGGCAAATACCTGAGGTTCAGGAAGCTATGAAGAGTGGTATTCCACTCCTTGATAACAAAG ATTGGATAACAGGAGATCTTCTTGAGAAACTCCAGAGCAACCCAGCTCTTTTCAAGAAGCTGATGGATCCACGGTTCTCCCAGGCTCTTGCCCAGTTGCAGTCCAACCCATGGGAAGCCTTTGCTTCGCTACAAGGAGACCCAGAGATGCAGGTGGCTTTGCAGGAGTTTTGTTCTCTGATGGGACAGCATTTCACTCAACTTGGTGATAAAGATGACCATTCTGTTGCTAATGAG AGAGAGGCTCAAGAAGAAGCTATTGGCCTTGTGGAAAGAACGTCAACAGTACATGGTACAAAAAATCCTACAGCCTCTTCCTCACAACAGCCTTCAGCAGCCGATGAAAAGCAAATGAAAGAAATTCTCTCAAGACCTGATGTAAAGCTCACACTACAGGATCAACAGATACAGGGGATAATTGGCCTGCTAAGAAGTAACCCTGAAGCGGCACACAG ACAACTCCAGAAAGCATCTCCAGAAGTGCAGAGCAAGCTTAGAGTGTTAATTGATGCAGGACTTCTTGCGATTGCCAGATGA
- the LOC5510314 gene encoding protein arginine N-methyltransferase 9, whose amino-acid sequence MNGSRSAKHLKHLRAGRACLQNEKYGDALAHFVFLGNVAPSWKPDMESDFLIALCKWVDVLQSHKEVGKIMTCFQQALQLYPNNETLLTNIGATLLKLGLTDEAACMFRRAIQLNPSSTIAREGLESVASALVERWHFRMLNDRQRNLAYKKAISNAVSNGCDIVLDIGSGSGILSMFAVQAGAKKVYACEMSKTMYELSKDVLLGNQMESFIEVIHKKSTDLLIGKDLPGRVSLVCTETLDCGLLGEGILKTISHAWEALLQEKKSITSTEQQIDGVVRTSGISPMVIPRGAKLYGQVIESSDIRHQSYCRPNVAGFNVRIVKVIGGEQLEQENTHLDQEAIEPYTTECLDSLQGGYKPLTEPFVITEYDFTKPSTLCSERKPQVIVPVSQPGNMDAIAVWFDLHLDETTTISTAPGKGSLCWEQAVFPVYPHHLPGKMVETDNEWLVSVDKGQSIVIKGRLNEEFVSLQCTSIEPSNTRKGSCVGVLNSRAEVTAMEIEGGESLLDSNVKTEVMVDQRGCLAIIPPPLMLKANDDIYHTTWRDAIDRSIKEILKQGNGCKVVCLSHGGLQLQALVAARAGATEIILPHSTNCLATKAISVANGIPDKVFYGDMELEDIATRGQSWDLLLTDLVEPSGVLQPQAVEDIVFSKGCLLRKDMSMVIPSVITVYCMFIESPALMNICKVVSDENTLGLKITDYMNAFHVSTQVNVELSSLPYTRLSEEFTLFTLDFMKPSQKDEDLLQMLELSSKHKVKITNDGVIQALPYWFNMALDGSHTLSTYSRGYPGSHWRQAVCVVTKPIKVSKGDEVVVEVMLKGSCISLVVTKPSAQ is encoded by the coding sequence ATGAACGGTTCTCGAAGCGCCAAGCATTTAAAACACCTACGAGCTGGCCGGGCCTGCCTCCAAAATGAGAAATATGGCGATGCTTTGGCTCATTTTGTCTTTCTTGGAAATGTCGCTCCCTCGTGGAAGCCCGATATGGAGTCTGACTTTCTGATAGCTTTGTGCAAATGGGTCGACGTTTTGCAATCGCATAAAGAAGTTGGTAAAATAATGACTTGTTTCCAGCAAGCTTTGCAGCTTTACCCAAACAACGAGACTCTGTTGACTAACATCGGCGCGACCCTTCTCAAACTCGGTCTAACGGATGAAGCAGCCTGCATGTTCAGACGCGCAATTCAGCTAAATCCTTCAAGCACAATTGCGAGAGAAGGCCTAGAGAGCGTAGCAAGTGCCCTTGTTGAGCGTTGGCACTTTCGCATGTTAAACGACCGACAGCGCAATCTTGCCTACAAGAAAGCTATCAGTAATGCTGTCTCTAATGGCTGTGATATTGTGCTAGACATTGGAAGCGGATCAGGTATACTGAGTATGTTTGCTGTCCAGGCTGGGGCCAAAAAGGTCTACGCATGTGAGATGTCAAAGACAATGTATGAGCTATCCAAAGATGTATTACTAGGCAATCAGATGGAAAGTTTTATTGAGGTTATACATAAGAAGTCAACTGATTTGCTCATTGGCAAAGACTTACCAGGGAGGGTCTCGTTAGTATGTACAGAAACGTTAGATTGTGGGCTGTTAGGTGAGGGAATCCTGAAGACGATTTCTCATGCATGGGAGGCTCTGCTTCAGGAAAAGAAAAGCATTACATCAACGGAGCAACAGATAGATGGGGTTGTCAGGACTTCAGGTATATCTCCTATGGTCATACCTAGAGGTGCAAAACTGTATGGTCAGGTCATAGAGTCTTCAGACATTAGACATCAGAGCTATTGTCGTCCAAATGTTGCAGGCTTTAATGTGAGAATTGTAAAAGTTATTGGTGGTGAGCAGCTAGAACAAGAAAACACTCACTTGGACCAAGAGGCTATAGAACCCTACACCACAGAATGCCTGGACTCACTGCAAGGGGGTTACAAGCCCCTCACTGAGCCATTTGTTATAACAGAATATGACTTTACTAAACcaagtacactgtgctcaGAGCGCAAACCTCAAGTCATAGTCCCAGTGTCTCAGCCAGGAAATATGGATGCAATTGCAGTGTGGTTTGACTTACACTTAGATGAGACTACAACCATAAGTACTGCACCAGGTAAAGGCTCTCTGTGCTGGGAACAAGCTGTGTTTCCTGTTTATCCTCATCATTTGCCTGGGAAAATGGTGGAGACAGATAATGAATGGCTTGTAAGTGTTGATAAGGGGCAGTCTATTGTTATCAAAGGTAGACTGAATGAAGAGTTTGTAAGCCTTCAGTGCACCAGTATTGAGCCTTCAAATACCAGAAAAGGCAGTTGTGTTGGGGTATTAAACTCAAGGGCTGAGGTCACAGCTATGGAAATCGAGGGAGGCGAGTCTCTGTTAGATTCAAATGTAAAGACCGAAGTGATGGTTGATCAGAGAGGTTGTCTAGCCATTATCCCCCCTCCTCTTATGCTTAAAGCAAATGATGATATCTACCATACAACATGGCGAGATGCCATTGATAGATCAATCAAAGAAATTCTTAAGCAAGGAAATGGGTGCAAAGTAGTCTGCCTGTCTCATGGGGGACTCCAACTACAAGCTCTTGTTGCTGCGCGAGCTGGTGCAACAGAGATCATACTTCCTCATTCTACTAACTGCCTTGCAACAAAGGCCATTAGTGTTGCCAATGGGATCCCTGATAAAGTATTTTATGGTGACATGGAGCTAGAGGATATTGCAACAAGGGGCCAGTCATGGGATTTGCTACTAACTGATCTAGTGGAGCCATCTGGTGTGCTTCAGCCACAAGCTGTTGAAGATATTGTGTTCTCCAAAGGCTGCTTGCTAAGAAAAGATATGAGCATGGTGATCCCTAGTGTGATAACTGTCTACTGCATGTTCATTGAGTCACCAGCTCTGATGAACATTTGCAAGGTTGTTAGTGATGAGAACACTTTAGGGTTAAAGATAACTGATTACATGAATGCTTTTCATGTTTCCACCCAAGTGAATGTAGAGCTCTCATCTCTGCCGTATACACGACTCTCAGAGGAATTCACTCTCTTCACTCTTGATTTCATGAAGCCATCCCAGAAAGATGAGGACTTACTTCAGATGTTAGAGCTGAGTTCTAAACACAAGGTGAAGATAACAAATGATGGAGTTATCCAAGCTCTCCCGTATTGGTTCAACATGGCACTGGATGGTTCCCACACATTGTCCACATATAGCAGGGGTTACCCTGGCTCACACTGGCGACAAGCAGTGTGTGTCGTTACCAAACCAATCAAAGTCTCTAAAGGTGATGAGGTAGTTGTAGAGGTTATGCTAAAAGGAAGCTGCATATCGCTTGTGGTAACCAAGCCCAGTGCTCAGTGA